From Bacillota bacterium, the proteins below share one genomic window:
- a CDS encoding BCCT family transporter, with translation MTKDIVFRTSLLIVLLVVGIGFYDPDLLDKVSTAVYTNIINHFGWAYLLSAFLFLVFSVGLAFSRYGNIKLGKDHEKPQYSYFGWFSMLFAAGMGIGLIFWGVSEPLNHYMNPPQHIAAGSGDAAAFAMRYSFFHWGLHPWAIYIVMSLSIAYFSFRRGMPPLISSCFYPLLGERINGLAGYIIDILAVFATIFGIATSLGLGALQINSGLAHVFNLPNSIASTLVIIGVVTVLFITSSLTGLNKGIQLLSKSNMMLAALLLIFTLIVGPTSYIFNVFTSTLGEYANRLLEMSLQVNPFQGYEWTKDWTFFYWAWWIAWSPFVGLFVARISRGRTIKEFILGALLAPTLLTFLWFSVFGGAALNLELQQGANIGSTAVSDASTALFNVFAYYPLGDLLSLVAVILLLVFFVTSADSATFVLGMMTSSGSLSPPLAKKLVWGLTESAVAATLLLSGGLNALQQMAIAAALPFTMIMLLMCYSLFRALSQEDRDLYSSEKF, from the coding sequence TTGACCAAAGATATTGTTTTTAGGACCTCTTTGCTTATTGTATTGTTAGTGGTAGGGATAGGGTTTTATGATCCCGATCTGTTGGACAAAGTATCCACGGCTGTATATACCAATATTATAAATCACTTTGGCTGGGCGTATTTACTCTCTGCGTTTCTGTTTCTTGTGTTTAGTGTGGGACTGGCTTTTAGCCGTTACGGAAACATTAAGTTGGGAAAGGACCATGAAAAGCCTCAATACAGTTATTTCGGCTGGTTTAGCATGCTCTTCGCTGCCGGTATGGGCATCGGTCTTATCTTTTGGGGTGTCTCTGAGCCACTCAATCATTATATGAATCCTCCGCAGCACATCGCCGCCGGGTCCGGTGATGCTGCTGCTTTTGCCATGCGGTATAGTTTTTTCCACTGGGGCTTGCACCCGTGGGCAATATATATAGTAATGAGCCTTTCCATTGCGTATTTTTCTTTTCGAAGGGGGATGCCGCCTTTAATTAGTTCCTGTTTTTATCCTCTTTTAGGTGAGAGGATTAACGGCCTAGCAGGATACATTATAGATATTTTGGCTGTGTTCGCGACCATATTTGGCATTGCTACCTCTTTGGGCCTGGGCGCTCTGCAGATTAACAGCGGTCTGGCGCATGTGTTTAATTTGCCTAATTCTATAGCCTCTACACTGGTAATCATCGGAGTGGTTACAGTTCTATTCATCACATCCAGCCTCACGGGACTCAATAAAGGTATTCAATTATTAAGTAAGTCAAACATGATGCTAGCCGCTTTACTGCTTATCTTTACGCTAATTGTGGGGCCCACTTCTTACATTTTTAATGTCTTTACAAGTACGTTAGGTGAATATGCAAACCGTCTATTGGAAATGAGCCTGCAGGTTAATCCTTTCCAGGGTTACGAGTGGACTAAGGATTGGACTTTTTTTTACTGGGCATGGTGGATTGCGTGGTCCCCCTTTGTGGGGCTTTTTGTGGCCCGTATTTCCCGGGGGCGTACTATCAAGGAATTTATTCTGGGTGCTCTGCTGGCCCCTACATTATTAACATTCCTGTGGTTTAGTGTTTTCGGGGGAGCAGCATTGAATTTAGAGTTACAGCAGGGGGCAAATATAGGCTCAACAGCTGTTTCAGATGCTTCCACTGCTCTTTTTAACGTTTTTGCATATTACCCTCTTGGGGATTTGTTATCCTTGGTAGCAGTGATTTTATTATTAGTGTTTTTCGTTACGTCTGCGGATTCTGCCACCTTTGTGCTCGGCATGATGACCTCCTCAGGTAGCCTAAGTCCACCGCTCGCGAAAAAATTGGTTTGGGGCCTAACAGAATCTGCTGTGGCAGCAACTTTGTTATTATCCGGGGGGCTGAATGCCTTGCAGCAGATGGCTATAGCAGCTGCACTACCATTTACCATGATAATGTTACTAATGTGTTATAGCCTTTTCCGAGCTTTATCCCAGGAAGACAGAGATCTTTACTCCAGTGAAAAATTTTAG
- a CDS encoding universal stress protein, whose translation MANYINQIGIKYLRLLHVVSPGWGNKKQIVDKLNNLGVLLHSFGYGITIDVREGYPPGEICEVATENDIDFIFLPWRRKSKVYRTLLGSTAKEVVRLTDQPVFVYKNFPENGKEENIYRILYPTDLKGAAARAVPYVKALGKQASVVVLLHAGQRAADPVSEEKRQKEINKQMGELKNIFSPYFSIIESNSSIGIPYRNILKQVDDKLIDLIVMGRFNKIPIHTIMGSTSVRVVDQARCSLMLIP comes from the coding sequence ATGGCAAATTATATTAACCAGATAGGAATTAAATATTTACGATTATTGCATGTTGTTTCGCCTGGCTGGGGCAATAAAAAACAGATTGTGGACAAGTTAAATAATTTAGGTGTTTTGCTTCATTCCTTCGGTTACGGTATTACTATCGATGTGCGGGAAGGCTATCCCCCCGGGGAGATTTGTGAAGTAGCCACTGAGAATGACATAGATTTTATTTTCTTACCATGGAGGAGGAAGAGCAAGGTTTATCGGACTCTCCTGGGCAGTACAGCCAAGGAAGTAGTCAGGTTAACTGATCAACCAGTTTTTGTATACAAAAATTTCCCCGAGAATGGAAAAGAAGAGAATATTTATCGCATTCTTTATCCTACAGATTTGAAAGGGGCTGCAGCCCGGGCGGTGCCGTATGTAAAGGCTCTAGGAAAGCAGGCCTCGGTAGTGGTGCTTTTACATGCAGGCCAGCGGGCGGCTGATCCGGTATCAGAGGAAAAACGCCAAAAGGAAATAAACAAGCAGATGGGCGAGTTGAAAAACATTTTTTCACCTTATTTTTCCATCATTGAAAGCAACTCTAGTATTGGTATCCCGTATAGAAATATCCTGAAACAAGTAGATGATAAGTTGATTGACTTGATTGTGATGGGCCGTTTTAATAAAATACCAATTCATACCATAATGGGTTCAACTTCGGTCAGGGTAGTGGATCAGGCGCGGTGTTCGCTAATGCTTATTCCCTGA
- a CDS encoding long-chain-fatty-acid--CoA ligase, whose product MRQPNYEPLSPLSFLERSAFAYPEKEAVVYNDFRLTYGELKNRVQKFATALKQHGIQKGDKVAFLCPNIPPLLEAHYAVPLAGGVLLTVNIRLSPQEIAYILQHSESKILFIDTEFANAINPILKDIGDIKIVNICDVQPKAFDGPDYEEFISVEPEELFFGVEDELQHITLNYTSGTTGKPKGVLYSHRSAYLNALGEILEFQCNSRTRYLWTLPMFHCNGWCFTWGITAAGGTHVCLRKVLPEEIYEQIEKQEVSHLCAAPIILIGMANYPKIDQINMKKHLNIMTAGAPPSPTVIKQMEAIGCTVTQTYGLTEVYGPHSICEWNPEWDSLSVDEQAEIKSRQGVPYITSVFMDVWDASTMQPVPHDGETVGEIVMRGNNVMAGYFKQPEDTEQAFRGGWFHSGDLAVTHPNGYVEIKDRMKDIIISGGENISTVEVENVLYQHPDILEVAVVSKPHEKWGEVPKAFVTLKEGSNPSQEEIIEFCRERIARFKVPKDIEFGELPKTSTGKIQKFRLRAKEWGDSGKRVN is encoded by the coding sequence GTGAGACAACCTAACTATGAACCACTGTCACCACTAAGCTTTTTAGAGAGAAGTGCTTTTGCTTACCCGGAGAAAGAGGCCGTGGTCTACAACGACTTTCGGCTGACATATGGAGAATTAAAAAATCGGGTGCAAAAATTTGCCACGGCACTAAAGCAGCATGGCATTCAAAAGGGTGACAAGGTGGCTTTTCTCTGCCCGAATATTCCACCGCTCCTTGAAGCTCACTATGCAGTTCCGCTCGCCGGAGGTGTTCTCTTAACCGTCAACATAAGATTATCTCCCCAGGAAATAGCATATATCCTGCAACACTCTGAAAGTAAAATACTATTTATTGATACTGAGTTTGCTAATGCCATTAATCCTATTCTAAAAGATATTGGTGATATAAAGATAGTAAATATTTGTGATGTACAGCCGAAAGCCTTTGATGGGCCGGACTACGAAGAATTTATTTCGGTGGAGCCCGAGGAGCTTTTCTTTGGTGTCGAAGACGAATTGCAGCACATAACTTTGAATTACACCAGCGGTACTACCGGTAAGCCCAAAGGAGTTTTATATTCGCACCGCAGTGCTTATTTAAACGCTCTAGGGGAAATACTTGAATTCCAGTGCAATTCAAGAACAAGATATCTATGGACGCTTCCTATGTTTCATTGTAACGGGTGGTGTTTCACTTGGGGTATAACCGCGGCAGGTGGGACTCACGTGTGCCTGAGAAAGGTTTTACCTGAAGAAATTTACGAGCAAATAGAAAAACAGGAAGTTTCGCACTTGTGTGCAGCACCTATTATTTTGATTGGCATGGCTAATTATCCTAAAATAGACCAAATTAATATGAAAAAGCATCTTAATATAATGACAGCCGGTGCCCCGCCTTCTCCTACAGTGATCAAACAAATGGAGGCCATAGGATGCACAGTAACTCAAACCTATGGCTTAACGGAAGTATATGGCCCGCACAGTATCTGCGAGTGGAATCCCGAATGGGATTCACTGAGTGTGGATGAGCAGGCAGAAATTAAGTCCAGGCAGGGCGTGCCCTATATTACATCAGTTTTTATGGATGTTTGGGATGCCTCTACCATGCAACCGGTGCCCCATGACGGAGAAACGGTGGGTGAAATTGTTATGCGAGGTAACAATGTCATGGCTGGGTACTTCAAGCAACCGGAAGACACAGAACAGGCCTTCCGTGGCGGGTGGTTTCACAGCGGTGACTTAGCTGTAACTCACCCCAATGGCTATGTGGAAATTAAGGACAGAATGAAAGATATAATCATCAGCGGTGGTGAGAATATTTCCACTGTGGAGGTGGAAAATGTTCTTTACCAGCATCCGGACATTTTGGAGGTGGCAGTAGTATCCAAGCCCCATGAGAAATGGGGAGAGGTGCCTAAGGCTTTTGTGACTTTGAAGGAGGGTTCCAATCCTTCCCAGGAAGAAATTATAGAGTTTTGTAGAGAGAGAATTGCCAGGTTTAAAGTTCCCAAAGATATTGAATTCGGTGAACTGCCTAAAACCTCAACCGGTAAAATTCAAAAGTTCCGGCTTCGTGCAAAGGAATGGGGAGACAGTGGGAAAAGGGTAAATTAA